One window from the genome of Epinephelus fuscoguttatus linkage group LG3, E.fuscoguttatus.final_Chr_v1 encodes:
- the tma16 gene encoding translation machinery-associated protein 16, whose translation MPKAQKGKGKAPEKVVHPYSRKAAYLAREEIRLKKKERQKNDKATRLSSIGEKLLWFQQQLDPEKTTYTKKDACDIIERYLQRFDSELEQIELMNGIKGRQGRLHGAREAVIKQTVERERAQYEGIGFEIPDIINAKHLKTFREWTGDLKKLPNIKLRKVSNKGLDTKNEEEEEKQDVAEDDNEDDEDDLDDEDVDEMLLMSD comes from the exons ATG CCTAAAGCTCAGAAAGGAAAAGGCAAAGCTCCGGAGAAGGTTGTTCACCCGTACAGCAGGAAAGCTGCTTACCTGGCCCGAGAAGAAATCagactgaagaagaaagaaag GCAGAAGAATGACAAAGCAACTCGTCTGAGCAGCATCG GTGAGAAGCTGTTGTGGTTTCAGCAACAGTTGGATCCAGAAAAGACGACTTACACTAAAaaagatgcctgtgacatcatagAGAG gtaccTCCaaaggtttgattctgagctcgAGCAGATTGAGCTGATGAATGGGATCAAAGGTCGGCAGGGTCGTCTCCATGGCGCCAGGGAGGCTGTCATCAAACAGACGGTCGAGCGAGAGCGAGCACAGTATGAGGGCATTGGGTTTG AGATCCCAGACATCATTAACGCAAAGCATCTGAAGACATTCAG GGAGTGGACCGGTGATCTGAAGAAACTTCCAAATATTAAACTGCGAAAGGTGTCTAACAAAGGTTTGGACACAAAgaacgaggaggaggaggagaaacaagATGTTGCAGAAGATGACAatgaggatgatgaagatgatttGGATGATGAGGATGTGGATGAGATGTTGCTGATGTCGGACTGA